In Nicotiana tabacum cultivar K326 chromosome 19, ASM71507v2, whole genome shotgun sequence, one DNA window encodes the following:
- the LOC107807780 gene encoding uncharacterized protein LOC107807780, with protein sequence MGTFFSKQVERRKAINTQKKLLYDLKEKNSTDFPGSDYCAEDRKNWMSALAPEKLHVNKIIWPGTHDSATNKIGIPFISRPFARTQSLSIYKQLVMGTRVLDIRVQEDRRVCHGILLSYNVDVVINDVKKFLSETESEIIILEIRTEFGHEDPPEFDKYLEDQLGEYLIHQDDSVFNKTVAELLPKRVICVWKPRKSPQPKHGSPLWSAGYLKDNWIDTDLPETKFESNMKHLSEQPPVTSRKYFYRVENTVTPQADNPVLCVKPVTNRIHPYARLFITESISRGYGNRLQIYSTDFIDEDFVDACVGLTNARIEGKL encoded by the exons ATGGGTACTTTTTTCTCTAAGCAGGTGGAACGAAGAAAAGCAATTAACACTCAGAAGAAACTTTTGTATGATCTCAAGGAAAAAAATAGCACTGATTTTCCGGGTTCAGATTATTGCGCAGAAGATAGAAAAAATTGGATGTCAGCACTTGCCCCCGAGAAACTCCACGTGAACAAGATAATTTGGCCTGGTACCCATGATTCTGCAACTAACAAAATTGGGATCCCATTTATCTCTCGCCCTTTTGCCCGAACCCAATCTCTGTCCATTTACAAACAACTG GTAATGGGCACTCGAGTTCTTGATATTCGAGTACAAGAAGATCGCCGTGTATGCCATGGCATCCTTCTTTCTTACAACGTTGATGTTGTGATTAACGATGTCAAAAAATTTCTGTCGGAGACAGAATCAGAGATCATAATCCTCGAGATCCGAACGGAGTTCGGACACGAAGATCCACCGGAATTCGATAAATACTTAGAAGATCAGCTTGGGGAGTATTTAATCCACCAAGACGACTCTGTTTTTAACAAAACAGTAGCTGAATTATTGCCCAAAAGAGTAATTTGCGTTTGGAAACCAAGAAAATCTCCACAGCCAAAACATGGAAGTCCATTGTGGAGCGCTGggtatttaaaagataattggATTGATACTGATTTGCCTGAAACAAAATTTGAGAGCAATATGAAGCATTTGAGTGAACAGCCGCCGGTAACATCTCGGAAATATTTTTATAGGGTGGAGAATACGGTAACGCCTCAGGCGGATAATCCGGTTCTATGTGTGAAACCGGTGACGAATCGGATTCATCCATATGCAAGGTTGTTTATAACTGAAAGTATTTCTAGAGGTTATGGTAATCGGTTACAGATATATTCtactgattttattgatgaagatTTTGTGGATGCTTGCGTTGGGCTTACAAATGCAAGGATTGAAGGCAAGCTCTGA